Sequence from the Anas acuta chromosome 24, bAnaAcu1.1, whole genome shotgun sequence genome:
ttctctcctccagccctggctgtgctctACCAACCCCCTCCAGGGGCTGTACATCTGGCCCcatgctccctgcctgctctaTACCTGGGGCACCAGCAACACGTTGGTGCTGtagctctgctgctgggctccctcCTAGGCTTGCCTCAagctcccccagctctgcaAGCAGCTGCACACCGGCAGCACTGCTCAGGGCCTCCAGCTGTTGCACACCTGCCACCACTGCCCcttcctgtgtttcagcttgTGGCACTGCCTCTAGCTGTAGCACATGTGCATGTGAGGTCCCTTCCTTCATGTCCCCAAAATCTTCCCCACTGGGCTGTAGCCAGGCATCACCTTGCCCTCCCTGCATTGCCTCTCCTGcacccctctcctcctctgcagtCTCAGCTAGGAGCTCACAGGCTGCTCCATGACTCCTGCCATGCTTTGCTCCATGCACCTGAGCTGGTTCTGCATCTACCTGCACTGTTCCTTTGTCCTGTCCCCATGACTGCACCTCTGCACCATCACCTTCCCCATCTACATTTTTGGGGTTGGAAACTGTTGTCACCCCTGGGAGGACACTGTCTTCCTGCTTTGCTGCCATTTGCACCTCACCCCTGCATATCAGCTCCGGCTCCAGGCACCCTCCCGGCTCCCCAAGCACATCTCTGGCCAAGTCCCAACCTGGTACAAGCTCCAGTTCCCAGCCCTCGGGGGTTGCCTCCAAATTTTCTCCCTGGCTTAACGCTGCTTCTTCAGCATCTCCTGGCAGCTGTGCCTTTTCCTGTTCTGTCTTTTTGTGCACCCATTCTgcttcctccacctccacccaTTCCTGATCAGctgtctcttttctctctctgggtGCACATTGTGGACACTCAGCCTCCTTTAGTATCTGCCCCTTCTCATCAGCaccctttcccttcccaaatAATGTCCCTTTCACCTCCTCCAGGCCTTGCCCTGCTCCCTCCATGCTgtttccctgctctgcccccagctcctcagtGGACGCACTGGCCTGTGTCATGTCCCGAGCAGGAAGCTCAGCTGCAGTTCGTCCCTCTCTCAGGTCTTCTTTGAACAGCTTGTGACCAACATGGGTATTCCTTGGGGCCCCAATGGCTGAGCCATGCAGTGTTGCTGCTTCTGGTCCTTTTTGGCACTCAGCATCATGTTGCAGGCAACAGGCAGCTTCTGCCAGTGCAGCTGGTGCCTGTGGCTTCAGCTGCATGCTCAGAGCTGCTATTGCATCATTCATCTCTCTTAGCAAAGAACCTTGGTCAGAAAACTGTTCCTCTTTCAGAAATTCAGGGAAAGGGTCCTCTTCTACAGAGAGTGTTCTTGGCAGTCCTGAAATGCTTGTTTCTGCTGGCAGCTTTTCCCAAACCCTGCAAGAGCAGAACATGGTGTGAGAACAGtttggcagcagctctgtcccaTCCACCTCCACCTTGGAGGATGCTTCCTCTGCCTCTTTGCCTATCCCTCTCCAAACCCCTCTGTATTACAGGCAGTGCCATGCTCAAAATCTCCAATCTGGACTGGAGCTGCCAAGTTCAGAGAGCAGCAAAGAAACAGAGCCAGGATCAGATCATAGCTGAGAAAGTGAACATGCTTCTTCCCAAGCTCCACATTCACGTTAtcagagatgaaaagaaaaatctcagtcAGATACAGTGAGTGCCTGCTCCAACAGGAGCAATGCAGAGCAAGGAACTATGTGATCTCTGAGATGAGAGATGGATGGGTAAGAAAGGAGCACTACAAGGAAGAAACATGCTGTTTAGCCTGGGGAGGGTGGAGGACCTGGGCCCAGGATCCCTTACACTTGGTGGGTGTTTTTGCGTTGTGGCTTGCCAACTTGTGACCCCAGCCTGATCTGCACCTCTGAGCAACACTTCTCACTCTGCTGTGGACTCATCTGTGGTGAAcggagagaaaaagaagggaaaaataatgctTGACAAGGGAGTGTATCAATGTCATATGATGTTTAGCTTTCCAGCTTCAGTTTACAGACATTCCCACACAAAATTTGGAAGTACCAACCCTAATGTGCTGCTGCCCCATCCCTCTTCAACCATGTGGGACATGGTGCCAACCCCCAGTGTGAAAACCAGGCTCTGGAGCAGGGACACCCCGTCACGTTCCTACCATGCATGGCTGCAGTACCTGCAGGGATGGTGGCATCTCAccaggcagctctgccactgCTCTGTCCCTATAAGCAAAGAGCACAGGGGTCACAATGGGAAATGCATCCTCTGCActgcctccatccctgcccCCAGGTCATCACTAGCTCCAGAAGTAGTGATGGGCTTTGGTCTAGCCAGGAGGGGgacaacaaaacccaccactGGCCCTAGCACCAGTGCTGGTTGGGGTCCTCCTGGGTGAAGGTTGCCCTGGGACTACCTTCAAAGGACGTTCAGTGCATAATGCTGATAGtcctggttttttttttttgtgtttttttttttggtttgtttgtttgttgtattCCCCCCTCCAATACTTTGCACACCAAGCCACTATTCATCCATACCATCCAGACGACTGCCTCCCCAACTGAAGCAAAATGATGGCTGAGCACCATCACAACTCACATCCCATCTGCTTCAAACCCCAGGAGGAAACCAGGTATGagcaggaggagatgctggTCCCTCAGCTACTCACTGCAGCTCCTCCATGTGCTCTCGAGCTACCGCGGCCCTTGTGGTCCACAGGTACCCATGGGTCTGCTGCAGTTGCAGGTtgatgtgctgcagctgctcctccagcacccggttgctctcttccagctgctgcttttcagtgctgGCAGTTTGCTGCATGCTGAGGAGGCTGTGGCACCGTGTCTCCAGCTGCAGGATGACAACCATGACACTCACACCCAGCTGGGACCCCTTGGCCCAACATGAAAAACAATGGATCACCATCTCTAAATGGTGGATCACCATATCCTCTAGACCTGAGGCTGGATTTCCCCCAGGGTGTCAGGTGGAAAACTCAAATTGGATGCTcccagggaaggagaggaaggggatAAGAGTGGCAGAGGCGAGGTGATGGAGGTCCTATGTGGTAACTTGCATCAAGGGCTGGTAGGGACTGTCCAGGATCAGGTGTACACCACCATGCCAAAGGTAAAGGCACAGCTCAAAGTTCTGCATTGCAATGGGGACCAGGATTTGGGATCATCTCACCTCTACCTGTGCTGTGACCAAGCGCTGCACCTCCTTTTCACTGGCATCCAGGACTCGCTGCAGCTCCATGCCATGCAAGTGGCTTCGGGCCATGCTCTGGAATGGCAATAGGAACGCTGGCACCCACCCATCCATCTAGGTTTGGGGGCACTAGGTCCACCCAGAGTGGATGACTGGAGGGGATGAGCAGCTAATAAAcccacctcctgctccagccgctgctgctcctgctggatCTGTTGCTCCatggctgcacagagctgctgcaccTCCAGGTTGTGCTCAGCCACACATCTGGTAGGGACAGCAGGGTTGAGGGGTCATGGGGGATTCAGACCTCATCAAAAAGGGTGCAGGTCTGGGGACCCCGTGTTGCCCATGCAACCTGCAGACTGCAGCCATGGCTGCCTGGAGGCATTCACCCAGCAAGGATGTTTCCAGGAGTCTGACACTTTTGCTGTCCTGTGAGTGACTGTAGAGGGAGCTCAATCCCAAACATCGGAATCAAGGAAAACCTCAGCTCCATTCACTGCTGGATGCCTCCTTGGGTGCATCTCTATGGCTGGGGTGAGCAGGAGCCCCATCCTTCCTGTCCCTGTTCCCCTCCTTGTCCCTCTCTGATGTCATGGGGTGACTCACTTGTTCAGGGTCACCTCCAAGACCTCCTTCTTGCTCCTGGCTTCTTGAATGCGGTGCCTCATCTTGGCCAGGAAGTCCTCCAGGTTGCCCAGGAGCTGTGGCTCATCCTTCCGGAGCTTGGCCCAGAGTTGCCAGATCTCCCACCTGCTGAGAGAGAGGTCTTTGGCAGCAAACATCCCCCAATGCCCTGCCAGTTCTGGCGTCTCATATCATTTAGCCCATGCTGCTGGGGACATGTGGTCCTGACAGTGGCCATGATcctgtcccctgctcctgcacccgGGAAAAAAGTGCTTGCAGCCTGTAGGGGGACCAAACTGGGGGAAAATCCTGCCCTGTTCCAACctcaggcagctctgccccatCCTGCAGGACACCCATAGGTGCTAAGCCAGGCTGCTCACTCTTCAGAGATGTCATCTGTGCCCAGCTGGTCCATGAATGCTGCAAAGTGTTTCTGCTCCTCACTGTCCACCCCCTCCAACAAAGGGCTGGCAAAGACTGAGTTCCTCCAGGATCCTGTTTTCCGCTGGCGATGGTCCCTGCTGGCCTTTTGGGAGCTCAGGAACTGCCCTGTCAAAACACAGCCCGAACCCTCAGTGCCCAACCCAAATCCTGGCATTCACCATCCCAGCACTTCTCCGAGTGCACTTGAACCCAGTGAGCCATGGGCTCAGAGCCcatctgcagggctgcttttggGCCACTGTGTGCCACCCAGAACAGGGAGTGTTGCAGATCCCTCTTGGAAAGGGGGCACTGGGGTGGGACCAGGATGCTTGGAGACACTGTGTTGGTACTTACAGAGCCCGGCAACAAACTCCTCAGTGTTCAACTGCCCGGTGCCAGCAGCATCCAGCCCATCAAAGAGGAGCTCCAGCTCCTCTGTGCTGCATGGGAAATTCTTCTCCTGCAACTTCTAAGAATAaaggaaattaggaaaaaaaaaaaaccatccaGTCATCAGGATCCCAGTGGTCCCATCCTTTACCTGCATGTCTGAGCGAGTGATGAACCCTGTCTGGTCCTTGTGGTGCCCACGGATGAAGTCCTGCACCTTCTGCATGACTTTAGATGCCCACAGTGGCTCTTCGCTGGGACCAGAATCCTTGCAGAGCTGCCTGCGACGGCTGGAGCCCATGCGCCGGCCCTTGGCACCTGCCCGGTGTTCAGCCATGGCTCACAGCTGGGTACTGCAGGGGGGGAACCAGTGATTACTGAGCCTCACCAGTGAGTGCTGAGCctcagaaattcattttaacTGGTGGAAACAGCCCTGAGTGGCTGGCAGGTTTGGCAATAGGAAGAGAGGCACTTATCTCCGGTTGCACAGAGCAAATGTGGCCTCAGCCAACAGCAACAGCCATCCCCACCAGCCAGGCTTTGAGCCCAGCACCCAACAGGTACACAGCTTCTGCCCTGCTCAGGCTGCCCGGGCTACAGGGGACATGCAGGGCAGCATCCAGGGCTGAAGGCCACCTGGGAGGTGCCAAAGCCCTCAGCAGAGGACCAGCTGGGGTGATGCTCAGTCTGAGCAAAGCTGAGTGGCTCCACCTGTTTTGTGGGAGCTCAtcagcatcttttaaaattcctctccccagctttcACAGCTGTGAGTAATCCCTGAGCAGAGTCGCATGCAGCCTTGGGGAGGTTTCCACTTGTGCCCATACATTCTCTCCTGGTTCAACCCTCCCATCCTTGGTGCCTCACAGCATCAACAAATTCTGACCAAAAGCTGGCCAGGGTAGGAGCCTGTCTTTGTGCTCTGCCTGGGGAAACCCCCTGCTGCTCCATCCCTTGGCTTCTTTCCTTTTGCAATGTGAAACAGCAATTTTGCTAAGTCCTAAGGTGCACCGGAAATGCAGGAATAGGCCCCCAAAATGTCCACATCCTCTTCAACTGTTGTGCAGCACCCACAAGCACCATCCCACAGCATCATGAAGACATAAGAGCGTCCTGCAAAGTCACTGGGGTCCCACAGGGAACCCAGCAAGGTGGGGGCAGAATCTGGGTACCTTTTTTTGTGATCCCAGCCTCTAAGACAGCAGAAGCaacattttttggggggaaacaGCCGAAGGTGGTGGAAAAATCCCTAGCTACCTGCCCCATCACCACAGACAGCTGAGCCTGCTGCACACCATGAAACAGGGACACAGAacaaggaaaagatgaaaaaaaaaaaaaaagaatttaaacaCTGAAGTCTGTCTGAGATATTTCCTGCTGACGGGCATCCATAGGGTCATCACTGCCAAAATTTGGCAGCTGCACAGCCAGGAGTAACAGAGGGCCGAAATCTAAACTGTAAGTCACTAACactagcaaaaatattttttctttgcttttctattatttaaGGTGATGCATGAGCCACCTTTAGAGCAAAACTTACCTTTTCTGCGTGCTGAAAGGTATCCTGAGCTTCAGGGCACTGTCTGGCTGTGTTGTGAGGTTCCCCGAGGTCAGAGGGATATCAGCCCCACACCAAGGGCATTGCTGCTGCACACCCGCCTGCCCCACGCCCAAGCTGTCATTTTCTCTTACTCAAGGCAGCTTTCCGTTTTTGGGTTGCACTCAACTACCGGTGCACACACATTTcctgtttgctgtgctgcaagcGAGTATGCAAAGAGCCTGCCTGAGGGGGTCACTGGACACCCTAAAACTGTCCTGAACCTACAATAGCAtctgcagcagcatctccacCACCACTTCTAAGAACAGCAGAAGTCCCTGTCCTCTCCTCATTTGCAGCATCTGGCCAAGGATGGAACGTGTCTGGGGCAAGGGAGGAAGAAATGCATCAGAGAAACAACAAACATTAGTTCAAAAGGCCAAATAACTCAATCTACTAATCTACGTAAAAGACTACTGGATTATAACATCCCAGTGATGAAGGAGCAAACCTGCAAAAATCCCCTTGTAGGATTTGGCTTTGGCCCCAGGATTTGGAGAAATCACCTCTATGCTGCTTGTACCAGTCTTTtccaggggatgctgctggaaTTACTGACACCACGTACAGCCAGTACTGAGAAAGTACTTGCCGACTCAGCTGCCTGAAACCATTCTGGTTTGCAGCAGGATGGGGGAATAAATGGGTTGCACTCATTTTTGTTCAGCTTTATCTGCAAAATGAGAAGACATCCCAAGAAAAAGCTTAAAGAACAACAAAGGGAAATGTCAGTTATTATCTTTAGATTATAACTAGAATTTACATCCAGCTACTGGCCCCACAGAGGACTGCTTCATTACATGGGCAAAGGCTGTGACTGCTctggttttcctttccaaaggcAAAGCCTGTGCCCATAACCCCAGATTGCATTAACACAGCCTCCCCCCAGACACAGGCTGGGTTGTTTGGAGAGCACCCCAATCTCACGTTGATCTCTAATTCTTGCAGCCCCTGTGGCCATTTGCCACTGCAGAGAGAAGGCTGcatttcagctttgctttccttggGGATGATTTTTTGGGGAGAACCCTAAATATCTCCAAACAGCAGCACTTACAATGGAATGGCTTGCAAGGCAGGGAGGGGGAGGTGGGGCTGACCAACTGCAGAATCCTTCTGCAGAACCCTTCAGCAGCTCTAGGGCAGCACaaacctgcagcagccagcactcTTTGGCCCTGAGAAGACCCCAGGAAGGGACTGGTCAAAGGGGATTTAACGCCATATTAGGAACATGAGGGGTTAGTGCCTGAGCCACTCCCCAGTCAGGGCTGGGGTCTCACAGGGCAGCACAAACATCATATCCAGGACTACAGGAGCCAAGTCCTGGCTGTCTCCAGAGCCCCATAAACAGTGCTGGGGGATGTTCAGCTGCAGATTTACTTCTCCCTTCTTCAACCATCACTGCTGTTGGCAAAGGTGAGGTGACAGCAGAGGGGAACAGCTGGCAACAGCCAAAGGGGCTGGAAGGACTGacttaaagggaaaatattaaaagggCTTGAGACAGCAACAGCTAAAAGACTGCACAATGATAACACTCCACAAGAATTTCAAGGGGGCTTCTGGGTATGTGGAAGCAGAGGCATGACATAGATAGCAGAATAGCAGAGGTCCCCACACATgtggcagcagcttctgctgaggacactggggGAGCACCACAGTGCTAATTCCACACCCAATTCCACAATTGGGCAGGGTTAAGTGGACTGTTTGGGGTGAGGTTtcaccccaccaccacccttgAACAACTCCCATCTCATGGCTTCAATGTTTCAAGCCAAGATATCATCCAGTGCTATGACAGCCCCTCCCCACCTGGCTCCACATAAAGCACAGCTCCATGGTTGCTGAAGCTtccatccctgctcccagacAGACCAAAGGCAGGCACAGCCCACAGTGCAGGGTTGCATCCCTAAAGTAGTCCCCAGCCCATCCTACCAGGCAGGTACCTAGTCACCTCCCCCCACAgaccctgctcccagctcaccACAAAGCATAGTAATTCCATTAATCCACAGCCACTGATTTCCTTACGCAAGACATGTGTTTATTCAGTTACATTTATAGACAAACAGGTATTTCCCCTCCCCCAGGCAGCCTTAAtagcatttttataaataaacatttagtGCTGGGAGCTTGTCAGCTTCTTCAACAGCAAAGTGCACCATGGTACAAGGTGGGAGGTGGACCCCATCCCTACTCCACCTGGGACCATCTTGCACCAGTTTCCAGAGTCCAaatgcagcagggcaggagatgAACCCAGTGAAAGTGCTGAGACCTGGCAGCACTGAGTCCCTCAAGAGCAAGGACATGTCCTGCAGCACCATGTGGCACTGCCAGGACATCCCCGCATCCCAGAGACAACAGAAGCTGCTCACTCTGCAGTCAGGCAAGGGCAAGGGCTCCCCCAGCTCCTTAATAGAAAAAAAGTTCAGGAAAAGGCTAAAACTTCTCTCCGTTTCATCCTCACAAGCAAGACTCCATCCCTCAAGCAGTCTTACAgtgccagagcagcagctctccagcctaGTGTCAGCACTGAATGAGGCACAACAGGAGGGCAAACAGCACCACTCAAGCCAACAACATGAGGAAATGTGAGTTTGGGTCAGAGTTCAGGGCAACCCAAAGTCTTTCAGGCATTGCTGGCCCcacaggggctgtgctgaggaccTCCAGCACATCACCACTTTGGTGTCCGTTGATAGCATCATGGAGCCACTCAGAGGAAGGGCTGTCCAGGTACCAGCACTTCCtttctgggggaaggagcagcccccagcattGCTGTGCTTCCCCTTGTGGTAGAAGGCTCACCAAGACACGTCCAtcctgctgtgccagcaccacaTGCCAGTGATGCTGTGTACTCTGTGCCAGGCTGTCCCACTGCTCTGCAATCCATATTGGTGACCTTGATGAATTCTAGTGCCACAGAGCTGGCACGTCTTCCGTAGCTGGCCATCAGACAGGGAAGAACCATGGTTGGACAGCAGGATAGTACAAAAATGATGCAAGGACAGTGCTTGGTCCTACCAACACAGGACAGAGGATAGACTTGGACAGTCCCATGTGCCCCCCTTTCAGTCCTCTTCAACCCCTTTGGCAGGGCTGCAATCTTCAACATGGGCTCCTACTCTTCTTTACA
This genomic interval carries:
- the RAB44 gene encoding ras-related protein Rab-44 isoform X1, with the translated sequence MAEHRAGAKGRRMGSSRRRQLCKDSGPSEEPLWASKVMQKVQDFIRGHHKDQTGFITRSDMQKLQEKNFPCSTEELELLFDGLDAAGTGQLNTEEFVAGLWQFLSSQKASRDHRQRKTGSWRNSVFASPLLEGVDSEEQKHFAAFMDQLGTDDISEEWEIWQLWAKLRKDEPQLLGNLEDFLAKMRHRIQEARSKKEVLEVTLNKCVAEHNLEVQQLCAAMEQQIQQEQQRLEQESMARSHLHGMELQRVLDASEKEVQRLVTAQVELETRCHSLLSMQQTASTEKQQLEESNRVLEEQLQHINLQLQQTHGYLWTTRAAVAREHMEELQDRAVAELPGEMPPSLQMSPQQSEKCCSEVQIRLGSQVGKPQRKNTHQVVWEKLPAETSISGLPRTLSVEEDPFPEFLKEEQFSDQGSLLREMNDAIAALSMQLKPQAPAALAEAACCLQHDAECQKGPEAATLHGSAIGAPRNTHVGHKLFKEDLREGRTAAELPARDMTQASASTEELGAEQGNSMEGAGQGLEEVKGTLFGKGKGADEKGQILKEAECPQCAPRERKETADQEWVEVEEAEWVHKKTEQEKAQLPGDAEEAALSQGENLEATPEGWELELVPGWDLARDVLGEPGGCLEPELICRGEVQMAAKQEDSVLPGVTTVSNPKNVDGEGDGAEVQSWGQDKGTVQVDAEPAQVHGAKHGRSHGAACELLAETAEEERGAGEAMQGGQGDAWLQPSGEDFGDMKEGTSHAHVLQLEAVPQAETQEGAVVAGVQQLEALSSAAGVQLLAELGELEASLGGSPAAELQHQRVAGAPGIEQAGSMGPDVQPLEGVGRAQPGLEERTSAAAVLGEGLSPAETPMEYLGLPRLVLINAQTQGMEEAEHSPAETLLHGGLIPEAPRDVGRHMAIRLMEEAGDGGQGPSESGLPNQPLLDPQGAEAGLAEGAVSEVPQQKKAGSMEVLEALSSAASVQLLAELGELEASPGGSPAAELQHQSVAGAPGTEQAGSMGPDVQPLEGVGRAWPGLEERTSAAAVLGEGLSPTETPAGSPVPDGLVQDNAQELKLKEAESLVQVEELLSTPGGSTWADLQPLVEEGTGEVAQSQAVALEVGLCNTDVWDGDADAPVPLPAVAALHPEYASATKYPYPDVKLVALNDPDEQALEENQALEIFQEESADAKGRPLDGAQGLGVVQGARVEAEARILVEVQHLELKQGHDTNAATLAASVSEVPLQISTLNWNMVMQEDVLVPDVQWLGGSGQAALEQVSSQKEKMRLHAAPQQPQEKPPCVIETKQVAAGPAEPPKQEVPPVSAFCTRVQEQEDTGNDLLGMNLRDSTLMDAANSRVQPQRHLSEEWREDLDVGQPEKKKEMGHKMSQEGEPSPGEPGAMTVNGAGASPRGSSEVSLDPDHLYNVLFVGDSHVGKTSFLYRLHANTFNPHLTATVGLDYQVKSLIMDNKHFALRLWDSAGQERYHSITKQFFRKADGVVLMYDITSQYSFADVRYWLSCIQEGADDGVTILLLGNKMDCATERQVPTQEAERLAEEYQLIFYECSAASGHNVAESMVSLIRSLKVREDQLRNKTEEVAKLPQKKKGCCW
- the RAB44 gene encoding ras-related protein Rab-44 isoform X3; this translates as MAEHRAGAKGRRMGSSRRRQLCKDSGPSEEPLWASKVMQKVQDFIRGHHKDQTGFITRSDMQKLQEKNFPCSTEELELLFDGLDAAGTGQLNTEEFVAGLWQFLSSQKASRDHRQRKTGSWRNSVFASPLLEGVDSEEQKHFAAFMDQLGTDDISEEWEIWQLWAKLRKDEPQLLGNLEDFLAKMRHRIQEARSKKEVLEVTLNKCVAEHNLEVQQLCAAMEQQIQQEQQRLEQESMARSHLHGMELQRVLDASEKEVQRLVTAQVELETRCHSLLSMQQTASTEKQQLEESNRVLEEQLQHINLQLQQTHGYLWTTRAAVAREHMEELQDRAVAELPGEMPPSLQMSPQQSEKCCSEVQIRLGSQVGKPQRKNTHQVVWEKLPAETSISGLPRTLSVEEDPFPEFLKEEQFSDQGSLLREMNDAIAALSMQLKPQAPAALAEAACCLQHDAECQKGPEAATLHGSAIGAPRNTHVGHKLFKEDLREGRTAAELPARDMTQANVQWLGGSGQAALEQVSSQKEKMRLHAAPQQPQEKPPCVIETKQVAAGPAEPPKQEVPPVSAFCTRVQEQEDTGNDLLGMNLRDSTLMDAANSRVQPQRHLSEEWREDLDVGQPEKKKEMGHKMSQEGEPSPGEPGAMTVNGAGASPRGSSEVSLDPDHLYNVLFVGDSHVGKTSFLYRLHANTFNPHLTATVGLDYQVKSLIMDNKHFALRLWDSAGQERYHSITKQFFRKADGVVLMYDITSQYSFADVRYWLSCIQEGADDGVTILLLGNKMDCATERQVPTQEAERLAEEYQLIFYECSAASGHNVAESMVSLIRSLKVREDQLRNKTEEVAKLPQKKKGCCW